A DNA window from Malus domestica chromosome 12, GDT2T_hap1 contains the following coding sequences:
- the LOC103450889 gene encoding putative pectinesterase/pectinesterase inhibitor 22 — MALANFLLLLLSLSCSSYGVTSYPSIRSMVTQTCTDVDDRNSCLTNVQAELQKRGPQTQDSVSILTAALTHTLNETKNAIQIITKFNSLPRSYRESVAIEDCKELLDYSFSELAWSLGEMIKIRGGDTNVHYEGNLKAWLSAALSNQDTCLEGFEGTDRRFESFVRGSVKQVTQLIGNVLTLYTQLHSLPSKPPRHHGPPTNKSSPGDYFPAWMSEEDQELVKSNPKSGVNHAVVAADGSGQYRTITEAVNEAPNYSPSRYVIYVKKGIYRENIEMKKNKTNIMFVGDGIGQTIITGNRSFMQGWTTFRTATVAVSGRGFIARNLTIRNTAAPQNHQAVALRVDSDQSAFFQCSVEGYQDTLYAHSLRQFFRECTIYGTVDFIFGNGAAVLQNCKIYTRVPLPQQKITITAQGRKSPHQSTGFAIQDSFVLATQPTYLGRPWKKYSRTVYMNTYMSRLVQPRGWLEWNGDFALGTLWYGEYKNYGPGAAMSGRVKWRGYHILRDAAAASFFTVGRFIDGMAWLPSTGIKFTAGFE, encoded by the exons ATGGCCTTAGCCAattttctgcttcttcttctttcactTTCATGTTCTTCTTATGGGGTTACTTCCTACCCTTCCATTCGATCCATGGTTACGCAAACTTGCACTGATGTCGATGACCGAAACTCGTGCCTCACAAACGTGCAAGCCGAGCTCCAAAAAAGGGGGCCTCAAACTCAAGATTCGGTTTCAATCCTAACTGCTGCTCTTACGCATACGCTCAATGAAACAAAAAATGCTATCCAAATCATCACAAAGTTCAACTCTTTGCCCAGAAGTTACAGAGAGAGTGTAGCAATTGAGGACTGCAAGGAGCTCCTAGACTACTCCTTCTCCGAGTTGGCTTGGTCTCTAGGGGAAATGATCAAAATTCGCGGCGGCGACACAAATGTTCACTACGAAGGAAACCTAAAAGCTTGGCTTAGTGCTGCCTTAAGTAACCAAGATACCTGCCTTGAGGGTTTTGAAGGAACTGACCGACGCTTCGAAAGTTTCGTTAGGGGAAGTGTGAAGCAAGTGACACAGCTCATTGGTAATGTTCTTACCTTATATACTCAACTACACAGCTTGCCCTCTAAGCCTCCTAGGCATCATGGTCCCCCAACGAATAAAAGTTCGCCAGGGGATTATTTCCCGGCTTGGATGAGTGAGGAAGATCAAGAGCTGGTTAAATCGAATCCAAAATCGGGTGTGAATCATGCTGTTGTGGCAGCAGATGGGAGTGGACAGTACCGTACGATCACAGAAGCTGTCAATGAAGCTCCAAACTACAGCCCTAGCAGGTACGTTATATATGTGAAGAAGGGAATTTATAGGGAAAACATCGAAATGAAGAAGAACAAAACCAATATTATGTTTGTTGGGGATGGGATTGGACAAACTATCATAACGGGTAACCGGAGTTTCATGCAAGGATGGACTACGTTTAGAACTGCAACAGTCG CCGTATCCGGAAGGGGATTCATAGCAAGGAACCTGACAATTCGCAACACAGCCGCCCCTCAAAACCACCAAGCCGTAGCGCTAAGAGTCGACTCCGACCAGTCGGCCTTCTTCCAGTGCAGCGTGGAGGGTTACCAAGACACCCTCTACGCTCACTCGCTCCGCCAATTCTTCCGTGAGTGCACCATCTACGGCACCGTAGACTTCATTTTTGGCAATGGGGCTGCGGTCCTCCAAAACTGCAAAATCTACACAAGGGTCCCACTCCcacaacaaaaaatcacaatcacTGCCCAAGGTAGAAAAAGCCCACATCAAAGCACAGGGTTTGCAATCCAGGACAGTTTTGTTCTGGCCACCCAGCCGACTTATTTGGGTAGGCCATGGAAGAAATATTCCAGAACTGTTTATATGAACACTTATATGAGTAGGTTGGTCCAGCCCAGAGGGTGGCTTGAGTGGAATGGGGATTTTGCTTTGGGCACGTTGTGGTATGGTGAGTATAAGAATTATGGGCCGGGTGCAGCTATGTCGGGTCGGGTCAAATGGCGTGGTTACCATATACTCAGGGATGCTGCTGCGGCGAGCTTCTTCACCGTGGGGAGGTTTATTGATGGGATGGCTTGGTTGCCGTCGACCGGTATCAAGTTTACAGCAGGGTTTgagtaa
- the LOC103451297 gene encoding putative pectinesterase/pectinesterase inhibitor 28, with protein MANREDVDRRSKKRIVIISLSAFLLMAMVMAVAAGFIMEKGFYNSPVSGSKGSSHDKSASMKAIKTICQPTDYKQECLDSLSYASGNTTTDPIELIEYGFKVAMKYVTDAAKKSDFLRKLEKDPRTSNALDACEELMDLALSELRQSLVRLGYIDDFTKFNEMLVDLKVWLSATITYQESCLDAFENTTSSTDAAEEMKSVLNTSMHLSSNALAMVSQVFSAFTDLNNPDSSHRRLLQFDAFPVIGHSEFEDPKWYEGGVRKLSSAPKINKPDIIVAKDGSGSYKTITEALDHVPKYGNETFIIYIKEGVYNEHILVTRSMTSVMMIGDGANKTRITGNKNFADGTPTYHTATVAIQGDHFMARDIGFDNSAGPEKHQAVALRVSADEAIFYRCSMDGYQDTLYTHAQRQFYCDCTISGTIDFVFGDATAVFQNCTFLIRKPLPNQSCIVTAQGRKERRQPSAIIIQNSTITAEPDYFPVKDENKAYLGRPWKEYSRTIIMDSYIDDVIQPEGWLPWEGEWGLKTCFYAESGNTGPAANKARRVTWRGIKQITENHTADFTPGRFFRGDKWIRLSGVPYIPGLTTSNKSKTATTRTPSFSKGT; from the exons ATGGCGAACAGGGAAGATGTAGATAGGAGATCGAAGAAGCGAATCGTCATCATCAGCCTATCTGCATTTTTATTGATGGCAATGGTGATGGCGGTGGCAGCTGGTTTCATCATGGAAAAGGGTTTCTACAATAGTCCAGTCAGTGGCAGCAAGGGTAGCTCCCATGACAAGTCAGCCTCAATGAAAGCAATCAAAACCATTTGCCAGCCAACCGATTACAAGCAAGAATGTCTCGACAGCCTCAGCTACGCCTCCGGAAACACCACCACCGATCCAATAGAGCTCATTGAATACGGCTTCAAGGTTGCAATGAAGTACGTAACCGATGCTGCCAAAAAATCCGACTTCTTGCGAAAGCTCGAGAAGGATCCCCGAACCTCCAATGCCCTCGACGCGTGCGAAGAGCTTATGGATTTGGCGCTTAGTGAGCTCAGGCAGTCGCTTGTGCGACTAGGGTACATCGATGATTTTACAAAGTTTAATGAAATGTTGGTGGATTTGAAGGTTTGGCTTAGTGCTACAATCACTTATCAAGAAAGCTGCTTGGATGCTTTTGAGAATACTACTAGCTCTACTGATGCAGCTGAGGAGATGAAGAGTGTGTTGAATACCTCTATGCATTTGAGTAGCAATGCCCTTGCCATGGTATCTCAAGTATTTTCAGCCTTCACTGACTTGAACAACCCTGATTCTAGCCACCGCCGCCTCCTCCAATTTGATGCATTCCCTGTTATTGGTCACAGTGAATTTGAAGACCCCAAGTGGTATGAAGGTGGAGTCAGGAAACT CAGTTCTGCTCCGAAAATTAATAAGCCCGACATCATTGTGGCAAAGGATGGAAGTGGAAGCTACAAGACCATCACTGAGGCGCTAGACCATGTCCCCAAGTATGgcaatgaaacctttatcatcTACATCAAGGAAGGAGTATATAATGAGCATATCCTGGTTACCAGGAGCATGACGAGCGTGATGATGATCGGAGATGGCGCAAATAAGACTAGGATCACCGGAAACAAGAACTTTGCAGATGGCACGCCCACCTACCATACTGCCACCGTTG CTATTCAGGGAGATCATTTCATGGCAAGGGATATAGGGTTTGACAACTCTGCTGGTCCGGAGAAACATCAGGCTGTTGCATTGAGGGTGAGTGCTGACGAGGCAATCTTCTACAGGTGTTCAATGGACGGGTACCAAGACACCCTTTACACACACGCACAACGCCAATTCTACTGCGACTGCACCATCTCCGGCACCatagattttgtttttggtgatGCAACTGCAGTCTTCCAAAACTGCACTTTCTTGATCCGCAAGCCATTGCCAAACCAGTCTTGCATTGTGACAGCTCAAGGCAGGAAAGAACGGCGCCAGCCATCTGCAATCATCATTCAAAACAGCACAATCACTGCCGAACCTGATTACTTCCCTGTCAAGGATGAGAACAAGGCATATCTTGGTCGTCCATGGAAGGAGTATTCAAGAACAATCATCATGGACTCATACATTGATGACGTGATCCAACCGGAAGGTTGGTTACCTTGGGAGGGTGAGTGGGGGCTAAAGACATGCTTCTACGCAGAGTCAGGCAACACAGGCCCTGCTGCTAACAAGGCAAGGCGCGTGACATGGCGCGGGATCAAGCAGATTACTGAAAATCATACTGCAGATTTCACACCCGGTAGGTTCTTCAGGGGTGATAAGTGGATTAGGCTCTCAGGTGTTCCTTATATCCCCGGCCTGACCACTAGCAACAAATCGAAAACTGCAACTACAAGGACTCCATCCTTCTCGAAAGGCAcctaa
- the LOC103451298 gene encoding LOW QUALITY PROTEIN: F-box/kelch-repeat protein At3g06240 (The sequence of the model RefSeq protein was modified relative to this genomic sequence to represent the inferred CDS: inserted 1 base in 1 codon), whose translation MDLRIENTVKRAASCKMPEEMVAQILARLHPKSLPRFKCVRKSWYALINDPQFVAKHLHSYNEFSSSARILFKHTVAKKRETTKEEVVFSFLDPSNDSEADFDNLDSVVEDLHFPVSMGLNNGGQIIELPSELDGSIDIIGQCDGILCLILYTGHIVLYNPSINDFRILPDESSLQNYXIGYNPKSKDYVLVSVASSGEETYGDRVVCRSPRAEVYAMSSNSWREIKIDYLETETTQFWPYSFEMYLKGKCCWMAREKQREFISYLGSIVSGVFLPAIRRCL comes from the exons ATGGATTTACGAATCGAAAACACAGTAAAAAGGGCAGCCTCATGCAAGATGCCGGAAGAGATGGTGGCGCAAATCTTAGCCAGGCTGCATCCGAAATCTCTACCGCGTTTCAAGTGCGTTCGAAAGTCGTGGTATGCCCTTATCAATGACCCCCAGTTTGTAGCCAAACACCTCCATTCGTACAACGAATTCTCCTCCTCCGCACGCATCCTTTTCAAGCACACCGTGGCCAAAAAAAGGGAAACTACCAAGGAGGAAGTTGTGTTTTCGTTCCTCGATCCTTCTAACGATAGTGAAGCTGATTTCGATAACCTAGATTCTGTTGTTGAGGACCTGCATTTTCCGGTTTCTATGGGATTAAACAATGGGGGTCAAATAATTGAGCTTCCTAGTGAGCTTGATGGATCTATAGACATTATAGGCCAATGTGATGGGATTTTATGTTTGATTCTTTACACTGGCCATATTGTTCTTTATAATCCGTCGATCAACGATTTCAGGATTCTTCCCGATGAATCGAGCCTTCAAAATT GAATCGGCTATAACCCGAAATCTAAGGATTATGTACTTGTTAGCGTTGCATCGAGTGGTGAGGAAACGTATGGTGATCGCGTTGTTTGTCGTTCTCCGAGAGCAGAAGTGTACGCAATGAGTTCGAATTCTTGGAGAGAAATCAAGATCGATTATTTAGAAACAGAAACTACACAGTTTTGGCCCTATTCTTTTGAAATGTACCTTAAGGGGAAATGCTGTTGGATGGCACGAGAGAAGCAAAGGGAGTTCATTTCTTACCTTGGTTCGATTGTTTCCGGCGTGTTTCTACCGGCCATAAGAAGGTGCTTATGA